From Desulfuromonas soudanensis, the proteins below share one genomic window:
- a CDS encoding TrpB-like pyridoxal phosphate-dependent enzyme gives MQTKILLPEDRIPKQWYNVIPDLPGPLAPVIHPGTMQPVTPDDLLPLFPMPLIEQEVSQQRWIDIPEAVREIYQLWRPAPMFRAHRLEKALGTPAKIYYKYEGTSPAGSHKPNSAIPQAYYNKISGTKRIATETGAGQWGSSIALACQMFGLECTVYMVKVSFNQKPYRKSMMQLWGAEVIPSPSNRTNSGRSILAEHPESNGSLGIAISEAVEDAVSREDTRYALGSVLNHVCLHQTIIGLEAKEQMALVGDYPDVVIGCHGGGSNFAGIAFPFIADKASGKKVRVLAMEPLSCPTLTRGVYAFDYGDTAKMAPVAKMYTLGHDFMPPGIHAGGLRYHGASPLVSQLVHAGVVEAKAVAQLACFEAAVLFSRTEGIIPAPESSHAIRGAIDEALQAKEEGKEKTILFNLSGHGHVDMAAYDDFLAGHLTDYEYPAEAIKESLAHLPKVG, from the coding sequence ATGCAGACCAAGATATTGCTCCCCGAGGACCGGATCCCGAAGCAGTGGTACAATGTCATCCCCGATCTCCCTGGTCCTCTGGCGCCGGTGATCCACCCCGGGACGATGCAGCCGGTCACTCCCGACGATTTGCTCCCGCTTTTCCCCATGCCGTTGATCGAGCAGGAGGTTTCCCAGCAGCGGTGGATCGATATTCCCGAGGCCGTGCGGGAAATTTACCAGCTCTGGCGACCGGCGCCGATGTTTCGCGCTCACCGCCTGGAAAAGGCCCTCGGAACGCCGGCGAAGATTTACTACAAGTACGAGGGGACCTCGCCGGCCGGCAGCCACAAGCCGAACAGCGCCATCCCCCAGGCCTACTACAACAAGATTTCCGGCACCAAGCGCATCGCCACCGAGACCGGCGCCGGCCAGTGGGGATCGTCGATCGCCCTCGCCTGCCAGATGTTCGGCCTCGAGTGCACGGTCTACATGGTCAAGGTCTCCTTCAACCAAAAGCCGTACCGCAAGAGCATGATGCAGCTGTGGGGCGCCGAGGTCATTCCCTCGCCGTCCAACCGCACCAACTCCGGCCGCTCGATCCTCGCCGAGCACCCCGAGAGCAACGGCTCCCTCGGCATCGCCATCAGCGAGGCGGTGGAGGATGCCGTCAGCCGCGAAGACACGCGCTACGCTCTGGGGAGCGTCCTCAACCATGTCTGTTTGCACCAGACGATCATCGGTCTTGAGGCCAAGGAACAGATGGCCCTGGTCGGCGATTATCCCGATGTCGTCATCGGCTGTCACGGCGGCGGTTCCAACTTCGCCGGGATTGCCTTCCCCTTCATCGCCGACAAGGCGAGCGGGAAAAAGGTGCGGGTTCTGGCCATGGAACCGCTGAGCTGCCCGACCCTGACCCGCGGCGTCTACGCCTTCGATTATGGCGACACCGCCAAGATGGCGCCGGTGGCCAAGATGTACACCCTCGGCCACGACTTCATGCCGCCGGGAATCCATGCCGGCGGACTCCGCTACCATGGTGCCTCGCCGCTGGTGTCGCAGCTGGTGCATGCCGGCGTCGTCGAAGCCAAAGCGGTGGCGCAACTGGCCTGTTTCGAGGCCGCGGTCCTTTTTTCCCGGACCGAGGGGATCATCCCGGCGCCGGAATCGAGCCACGCCATCCGCGGCGCCATCGACGAGGCGTTGCAGGCCAAGGAGGAGGGGAAGGAGAAGACCATCCTCTTCAACCTCTCCGGGCACGGCCATGTCGATATGGCCGCCTACGACGACTTTCTGGCCGGCCATCTGACCGATTACGAGTATCCCGCCGAGGCGATCAAGGAATCGCTGGCCCATCTGCCGAAGGTTGGGTGA
- the trpC gene encoding indole-3-glycerol phosphate synthase TrpC, whose translation MTGTPDILKKIVAHKRDEVAAAKVRFPLARLRERLSLVEDQTRGFVRALRTMDESGGTAVIAEVKKGSPSKGIIRADFDPLEIAAIYQANGATCLSVLTDEAFFYGHLNSLGLIREGVSLPLLRKDFICDPYQIVEARAFGADAVLLIAAMLDLNELRDFAALAGELHLDVLLEVHDREELEMALKTDIELIGINNRSLRTFVTDLGTTERLRPLIPPDRFVVAESGVNGRADIERLQKAGAHAFLIGESLMREDDIGAKLRQLTGQD comes from the coding sequence ATGACCGGCACTCCCGATATCTTGAAGAAGATCGTCGCCCACAAGCGCGACGAGGTCGCCGCCGCCAAGGTCAGGTTCCCCCTGGCGCGTCTCCGCGAGCGACTCTCCCTGGTCGAGGACCAGACCCGCGGCTTTGTCCGGGCGTTGCGGACCATGGATGAATCGGGGGGGACGGCCGTCATTGCCGAGGTGAAGAAGGGCTCCCCTTCGAAGGGGATAATCCGCGCCGATTTCGACCCGCTGGAGATCGCCGCGATCTATCAGGCCAACGGCGCCACCTGCCTTTCGGTGCTCACCGACGAAGCGTTTTTTTACGGTCATCTCAACTCTCTCGGGCTGATTCGCGAGGGGGTCTCCCTCCCCCTGCTGCGCAAGGATTTTATCTGCGATCCCTACCAGATCGTCGAGGCGCGCGCCTTCGGCGCCGACGCGGTGCTCCTCATCGCCGCGATGCTCGATTTGAACGAGCTGCGGGACTTTGCCGCCCTTGCCGGCGAGCTCCACCTCGATGTCCTCCTGGAGGTCCACGACCGGGAAGAGCTGGAGATGGCGCTGAAAACCGACATCGAACTGATCGGCATCAACAACCGCAGCCTGCGCACCTTCGTCACCGATCTCGGCACCACAGAGCGGCTGCGGCCGTTGATTCCCCCCGATCGTTTCGTGGTCGCCGAAAGCGGCGTCAATGGCCGGGCCGACATCGAGCGCTTGCAAAAGGCCGGGGCCCATGCCTTCCTCATCGGTGAGTCGCTGATGCGCGAGGACGACATCGGCGCCAAACTGCGCCAGCTGACGGGCCAGGATTGA
- the trpD gene encoding anthranilate phosphoribosyltransferase produces the protein MIKAAIAKVVERIDLSEGEMIGIMDQIMSGGATPAQVGAFITALRMKGETVPEITGAARVMRERATPIRVGRNVLDMDRDDINVDLETILDVVGTGGDGTNTFNISTTVAFVVSACGVKVAKHGNRSVSSSCGSADVLEALGVELDVTPETVERCIEEIGIGFLFAPALHGAMKHAIGPRKEIGIRTIFNILGPLTNPAKADCQVMGVYREDLVEPLAQVLHNLGCRRGFVVHGLDGMDEITLTAETAVATVTEGGIAMSRISPEQFGLSRCTMADLRGGDARGNAEVVRNILGGEKGPRRDVVLLNAAYALIAAGKVADVRAGLSLAGDAIDSGRALMQVEKLAKLTNA, from the coding sequence ATGATCAAAGCCGCTATCGCCAAAGTTGTGGAGCGAATCGACCTCTCCGAAGGAGAAATGATCGGGATCATGGATCAGATCATGTCCGGGGGGGCCACCCCGGCGCAGGTCGGCGCTTTTATTACCGCTCTGCGGATGAAGGGGGAGACTGTTCCCGAAATCACCGGCGCGGCCCGGGTGATGCGCGAGCGCGCGACGCCGATCCGCGTCGGTCGCAACGTTCTCGACATGGACCGCGACGACATCAACGTCGATCTGGAGACGATCCTCGACGTGGTCGGAACGGGGGGGGACGGAACCAACACCTTCAACATCTCGACCACCGTCGCCTTCGTCGTTTCGGCCTGCGGAGTCAAGGTCGCCAAGCACGGCAACCGCTCGGTTTCCTCGAGTTGCGGCAGCGCCGACGTCCTGGAGGCCCTCGGCGTCGAACTCGACGTCACTCCGGAAACGGTGGAGCGCTGCATTGAGGAAATCGGTATCGGCTTCCTCTTCGCACCCGCCCTGCACGGGGCGATGAAGCACGCCATCGGTCCGCGCAAAGAGATCGGCATCCGCACCATCTTCAATATCCTCGGGCCGCTGACCAATCCGGCCAAGGCCGACTGTCAGGTGATGGGGGTCTATCGCGAGGACCTGGTCGAACCTCTGGCGCAGGTGCTGCATAACCTCGGATGCCGGCGGGGTTTCGTCGTTCACGGCCTCGACGGCATGGACGAAATCACTCTCACAGCCGAGACCGCCGTCGCGACCGTCACCGAGGGGGGGATTGCCATGAGTCGCATCTCCCCCGAGCAGTTCGGTCTTTCCCGGTGTACCATGGCCGATCTTCGCGGCGGCGACGCCCGGGGGAACGCCGAAGTCGTCCGCAATATCCTCGGCGGCGAAAAAGGACCCCGGCGGGACGTCGTATTGCTCAACGCCGCCTACGCCCTGATCGCCGCCGGCAAGGTCGCAGACGTCAGAGCCGGGCTCAGCCTCGCCGGCGACGCGATCGACTCCGGACGCGCCCTGATGCAGGTCGAAAAACTGGCGAAGCTCACCAACGCATGA
- a CDS encoding anthranilate synthase component II, with product MLLMLDNYDSFTYNLVQYLQELGEEVVVYRNDQITVEEVAALSPRRIVVSPGPCSPAEAGISVELIKRLSATIPMLGVCLGHQAIGHAFGGKVIRAAELMHGKTSFIHHDDSGVFSGLSNPFVATRYHSLIVEKASLPSCLRICAWIEDGTIMGLEHRERPLWGVQFHPESILTVEGKRLLQNFLELT from the coding sequence ATGTTGCTGATGCTCGACAACTACGACTCCTTCACCTACAATCTCGTCCAGTATCTGCAGGAACTCGGCGAGGAGGTGGTGGTGTATCGCAACGACCAGATCACGGTCGAAGAGGTCGCCGCCCTTTCGCCGCGTCGCATCGTCGTCTCCCCCGGTCCCTGTTCTCCGGCCGAAGCCGGCATTTCCGTGGAGCTGATCAAGCGCCTCTCGGCGACAATTCCCATGCTCGGTGTCTGCCTCGGGCACCAGGCCATCGGCCACGCCTTCGGCGGCAAGGTGATCCGCGCCGCCGAGTTGATGCACGGCAAGACCAGCTTCATCCACCATGACGACAGCGGGGTTTTCAGCGGCCTCTCCAACCCCTTTGTCGCCACTCGCTATCACTCGCTCATCGTCGAGAAGGCAAGTCTCCCGTCGTGTCTGCGCATCTGCGCCTGGATCGAGGACGGAACGATCATGGGACTCGAACATCGGGAGCGCCCCCTCTGGGGAGTGCAGTTTCACCCCGAGTCGATTCTGACCGTCGAAGGGAAGCGTTTGCTGCAGAACTTTCTCGAACTGACCTGA